One window of Flavobacterium dauae genomic DNA carries:
- a CDS encoding DUF6194 family protein, protein MTIEEIKAYFFSNFKDLTLLENDDDLFFMHKNNEKLPFVTLVTKDNDYDNVSNLNRDGFFRMNFAIDKETFLSKFEGLTDNKKLEAYMNLDIDFTQQDVIMPHPTYGTMNWVCIVNPSKGSFELIKEHLQTTYRKL, encoded by the coding sequence ATGACAATTGAAGAAATTAAAGCCTACTTTTTTTCAAATTTCAAAGATTTGACCTTACTTGAAAATGATGACGATTTATTTTTTATGCATAAGAATAATGAAAAGTTACCATTTGTTACACTAGTTACAAAAGACAATGATTATGATAATGTATCAAACCTAAACCGTGACGGATTTTTCCGAATGAATTTTGCGATTGACAAAGAAACTTTCTTGTCTAAGTTTGAAGGTTTGACAGACAATAAAAAACTTGAAGCATACATGAACTTGGATATAGATTTTACGCAACAAGATGTAATAATGCCTCACCCAACTTATGGTACAATGAACTGGGTTTGCATTGTAAATCCCTCAAAGGGGTCATTTGAATTAATAAAAGAACACTTACAAACAACTTACAGAAAGTTGTAA
- a CDS encoding winged helix-turn-helix transcriptional regulator, which produces MKNNKNLENCPFHEAMELFSGKWTMTIINNLMSGKMRYTELSKSIPGINTRMLVKTLKELEAKKIVKRKAFATVPPTVEYSLTDKGFSLKSVITEIQNWAIKNI; this is translated from the coding sequence ATGAAAAATAATAAAAATTTAGAAAATTGTCCTTTTCATGAAGCAATGGAACTTTTCTCAGGAAAATGGACGATGACGATAATTAACAATCTTATGAGCGGAAAAATGAGGTATACTGAACTTTCAAAATCTATTCCGGGTATTAATACAAGAATGCTCGTGAAAACCCTTAAAGAACTTGAGGCAAAGAAAATTGTCAAAAGAAAAGCTTTTGCAACAGTTCCACCGACTGTTGAATATTCTCTGACCGACAAAGGATTTTCGTTAAAATCAGTTATTACAGAAATTCAAAATTGGGCAATAAAAAATATTTGA